From a region of the Candidatus Chromulinivoraceae bacterium genome:
- the dnaG gene encoding DNA primase yields MQDAKEEVRARLNIEDVVGEYVQLKRAGRNFKGLSPFSGEKTPSFFVSPDKHIWHDFSSNKGGDIFSFVMEAEGMDFRQALEHLARKAGVDLSQFESKDSRELSRRKKRLQEAHDLAANYYQHSLLKNRHALEYVFKKRGLSKEIVQEFKIGYAPTTGDALVQFLTKKGFSRQELADAGLTNRFGGDMFRGRMTVPLMDGTGQVIGFTARILADDPNAPKYLNTPQTLLYDKGRHVFGLSQAKEAIRTSDYAVIVEGNLDVVSSHQAGVKQVVATAGTAMTENHLRALRRLTGNVRLAFDGDKAGVAATERAIPIASEAGIELTIITLPGDAKDPDELIQKDPSLWQQAIDTAQPAVDWILDQYSHREDITTASGKRAFTTAGLNVVRGLSDPVERDHYEKKIARMVGSSLEAVQAKLAAGGKREVSELKSVVDHSENAAPVYDHIDTVLGLALGVPRSHDLFEGLDVSILGADASQVVARYLASPERTPVTDTPKELQNFDDYVKIILLRAEKRYGNWNESDQYLEIAKLLRQYKTEHEKNQLEQQIEQAEHDGLVAEVERLRRQHYELIKEIKRGQR; encoded by the coding sequence ATGCAGGATGCCAAGGAAGAAGTACGGGCGCGTCTTAATATCGAAGACGTCGTTGGTGAGTACGTTCAGCTTAAACGGGCTGGGCGTAACTTCAAAGGTCTAAGTCCGTTCTCTGGTGAGAAAACTCCAAGTTTTTTTGTGAGTCCCGACAAGCATATTTGGCATGATTTTTCCTCAAATAAGGGTGGCGACATCTTTAGTTTTGTCATGGAGGCTGAAGGAATGGATTTTCGCCAGGCACTTGAGCACCTCGCTCGAAAAGCTGGCGTTGACCTTAGCCAGTTCGAGTCTAAAGATAGTCGTGAGCTTTCGCGGCGTAAAAAACGGCTGCAAGAAGCGCATGACTTAGCAGCAAATTACTATCAACATAGCTTGCTGAAGAACCGACATGCACTCGAATATGTGTTTAAGAAACGAGGTCTCTCAAAAGAGATTGTTCAGGAATTTAAAATTGGCTACGCGCCAACAACAGGTGATGCGTTGGTGCAGTTTTTAACTAAAAAAGGTTTTAGCCGCCAGGAACTTGCTGATGCTGGTCTTACCAATCGGTTTGGTGGTGATATGTTTCGTGGTCGTATGACTGTACCGCTAATGGATGGAACGGGACAAGTAATTGGGTTTACGGCCCGCATTCTAGCAGACGATCCTAACGCACCTAAATACCTTAATACGCCGCAAACACTTCTATATGACAAAGGACGTCACGTGTTTGGATTATCTCAAGCAAAGGAAGCTATTCGCACCAGTGACTACGCGGTTATTGTTGAAGGTAATCTAGATGTTGTCAGTAGTCACCAAGCAGGTGTTAAGCAGGTGGTTGCCACAGCAGGGACGGCTATGACCGAAAACCACTTGCGTGCTCTTAGGCGGCTCACTGGTAACGTACGTCTGGCATTTGATGGTGATAAAGCGGGCGTCGCGGCGACTGAACGTGCCATTCCTATCGCCAGCGAAGCTGGAATAGAACTGACCATTATTACGTTACCTGGTGACGCAAAAGATCCGGACGAGCTTATTCAGAAAGATCCATCGCTTTGGCAACAGGCGATTGATACGGCACAACCTGCAGTTGATTGGATTTTAGACCAGTATTCTCACCGTGAAGACATCACAACAGCAAGTGGCAAACGAGCGTTCACGACAGCTGGTCTTAACGTGGTGAGGGGTCTTTCGGACCCAGTTGAGCGCGATCACTATGAAAAAAAGATTGCCCGTATGGTCGGTTCATCACTTGAGGCGGTTCAGGCGAAGCTGGCTGCGGGCGGTAAAAGAGAAGTGAGCGAGCTAAAGTCTGTCGTTGATCACTCTGAAAACGCGGCGCCGGTATATGATCATATTGATACAGTACTTGGTTTGGCACTCGGTGTACCACGTTCGCATGATCTGTTTGAAGGGTTGGACGTCTCTATTTTGGGTGCTGACGCTTCACAAGTGGTAGCCCGGTATCTTGCTAGTCCGGAGCGAACACCGGTGACCGATACGCCAAAGGAGTTGCAAAACTTCGATGACTATGTGAAAATAATATTATTACGGGCCGAGAAACGATATGGCAATTGGAACGAAAGCGACCAATATTTAGAAATAGCCAAACTGCTCCGCCAATATAAAACCGAACACGAAAAAAACCAACTCGAACAGCAAATTGAACAAGCGGAACATGATGGCCTTGTGGCTGAAGTGGAACGCTTGCGCAGGCAACATTATGAACTTATAAAGGAGATAAAGCGTGGTCAAAGATAG
- a CDS encoding MmcQ/YjbR family DNA-binding protein: MTHKELEQYLLSFPNTWLDFPFGEGTSVYKIGHKETGEGKLFAIITDNSKPLRVSLKCDPQLALVLREKYETVIPGYHLNKKHWNTIICSGQLSDDEIKDLVRLSYDLVAKD; encoded by the coding sequence ATGACACACAAAGAATTAGAACAATATCTGCTTAGCTTTCCTAATACCTGGCTTGATTTTCCCTTTGGCGAGGGAACGTCTGTCTATAAAATAGGCCATAAAGAAACAGGAGAAGGTAAGCTTTTCGCAATCATTACTGATAACAGCAAGCCACTTCGTGTTAGTTTGAAGTGCGACCCTCAGCTCGCACTGGTACTACGTGAAAAATATGAAACCGTCATACCAGGTTATCATTTGAATAAGAAACACTGGAACACAATTATTTGCAGTGGTCAGTTATCCGATGATGAGATTAAAGATCTCGTTCGTTTAAGTTACGATCTTGTCGCAAAGGATTAG
- the orn gene encoding oligoribonuclease, which yields MSKQAKIFWVDLEMTGLDANNDLILEVAAIATDWDFHEIATYQGIVKNEDLSLEERLAANSVFWDANPESKKGLLAQNTHGRDLLDIEEELLKFIGEHYKEDEPVLLAGNSIHMDRRFIVSQWPRLDSRLHYRMLDVSAWKVVFEGKYGKKFPKPQTHRALDDIRGSIEELKYYLTKVHAK from the coding sequence ATGAGTAAGCAAGCAAAAATCTTTTGGGTAGACCTGGAAATGACAGGTCTTGACGCGAATAACGATCTTATCCTTGAGGTCGCGGCTATTGCAACGGATTGGGATTTTCACGAAATTGCAACGTATCAGGGAATTGTAAAGAATGAAGATCTAAGTCTTGAGGAACGCCTTGCGGCCAACAGCGTTTTTTGGGATGCTAATCCCGAATCTAAAAAAGGTCTACTGGCGCAAAATACACACGGTAGAGATCTTTTAGATATAGAGGAAGAGCTTCTAAAGTTCATTGGCGAGCACTATAAAGAAGATGAACCAGTTTTGCTTGCTGGTAATTCGATTCATATGGACCGTCGTTTTATCGTAAGTCAGTGGCCACGTTTAGACTCGAGACTTCATTATCGCATGCTCGACGTGAGCGCCTGGAAGGTTGTATTTGAAGGTAAGTATGGTAAAAAATTCCCTAAGCCTCAGACACACCGTGCTCTCGATGATATCCGTGGCAGTATTGAAGAACTAAAATACTACCTGACGAAAGTACACGCTAAGTAG
- the msrB gene encoding peptide-methionine (R)-S-oxide reductase MsrB, translated as MHKTDKEWREVLTPEQFAVLREKNTEAPFSGEYDGLYADGIYACGACGQVLFDSKTKFDAQCGWPSFYDAKPGSVKFHTDDTLGMSRTEVTCSNCGSHLGHIFEGEGFDTPTDKRYCINSLSLKFTPDKR; from the coding sequence ATGCACAAAACAGACAAGGAGTGGCGAGAGGTTTTAACGCCGGAGCAATTTGCCGTACTTCGAGAAAAAAACACTGAAGCGCCATTTAGTGGTGAATACGATGGACTATATGCTGATGGCATATATGCCTGCGGTGCGTGCGGTCAAGTTTTGTTTGATAGTAAGACTAAGTTTGATGCGCAGTGCGGCTGGCCAAGCTTTTACGATGCAAAGCCAGGCAGCGTGAAGTTTCATACTGACGACACGCTCGGAATGAGTCGGACGGAGGTTACTTGCTCAAATTGCGGCAGTCACCTAGGCCATATATTTGAAGGCGAAGGTTTTGACACGCCGACCGACAAACGATATTGTATTAACTCGCTTAGCCTCAAGTTTACGCCTGATAAACGCTAA
- the argS gene encoding arginine--tRNA ligase — translation MDTKISHVINELFGVTQPVTLTRPDSQFGDYATNVAMQLAKPLGKNPRVIAEAITAKLRETGDFSEITIAGPGFINMRVTARSLADALQNSWSTEYGANNDGAGKTVVVEYPSQNMAKPYSIGHLRPGNQGWAVRRLMETTGWKVITDNHLGDYGAPFGTWVVGFLKFSSEEELARDGVYELGRVYIETKKALKEEKERGEHLLADQVQEWLIKLENDDKQAKAYSRRFNDISLAHIHEIMDRLKITTDYEYGEAFFAPKGKDAVRTLIDSGVAIKNDDGSIIVPLDEFGFDVPLLVQKSNGAALYATTDLATILFREEHWHPDRVIYAVGSEQQFYFTQLFAMAKKLGIKTELIHLWFGMIDQINEDGMREKMSSRKGVVLMEELLDTAEEKARQLVSDRDVSEEDIKKIALGAIKFSDFAADRRTNILFDWKNIFALTGFSGPYIQYAAVRVNKIIDDNKMIETSPQLDYDYEAEKTVLAKLLEYPEIVRLSARDLEPHKIATYLYELARELNRYYEQTPVATGSVTDLQKSARLDVLKRVSHVFTQGLDILGIEVPEKM, via the coding sequence ATGGATACAAAAATTTCTCATGTTATTAATGAACTTTTTGGTGTGACTCAACCAGTCACCCTTACTCGCCCAGACTCTCAGTTTGGCGACTATGCAACGAATGTTGCTATGCAACTTGCAAAACCTCTCGGTAAAAATCCACGCGTAATAGCCGAGGCTATTACCGCTAAGCTACGTGAAACAGGTGATTTCTCTGAAATCACGATTGCGGGGCCTGGCTTTATAAATATGCGTGTTACTGCACGGTCTCTCGCCGATGCGCTTCAGAACAGCTGGTCTACTGAATACGGAGCGAATAACGATGGTGCTGGCAAGACGGTTGTTGTAGAATACCCGAGCCAGAACATGGCTAAGCCATATAGTATCGGGCATCTCCGTCCGGGTAATCAGGGCTGGGCTGTTCGTCGACTCATGGAGACTACTGGCTGGAAGGTGATTACCGATAACCATCTGGGCGACTACGGTGCGCCATTTGGTACATGGGTAGTTGGCTTTTTAAAGTTTAGTAGCGAAGAAGAGCTGGCCCGTGACGGTGTCTACGAACTGGGTCGTGTTTATATAGAGACCAAAAAAGCCCTAAAAGAAGAGAAAGAGCGCGGTGAGCATCTACTAGCTGACCAAGTGCAGGAATGGCTCATTAAACTTGAAAACGACGATAAGCAGGCAAAGGCGTATAGCAGGCGCTTCAACGACATTTCTTTGGCCCATATTCATGAAATTATGGATCGGCTTAAAATAACGACCGATTACGAATACGGCGAAGCATTTTTTGCACCCAAGGGGAAAGATGCAGTGCGAACGTTGATAGATTCTGGTGTTGCAATTAAAAACGACGACGGTTCTATCATTGTGCCGCTTGATGAATTTGGTTTTGATGTGCCACTTTTGGTCCAAAAGTCCAATGGTGCTGCTTTGTACGCAACAACTGATCTTGCGACGATTTTATTCCGCGAAGAACACTGGCATCCCGACCGGGTTATTTATGCGGTAGGCAGTGAGCAGCAGTTCTACTTTACACAGTTATTTGCCATGGCCAAAAAACTTGGTATAAAGACGGAGCTCATTCATCTATGGTTTGGTATGATTGATCAAATCAACGAGGACGGTATGCGCGAAAAGATGAGTAGTCGCAAAGGTGTAGTGCTTATGGAGGAGTTGCTAGATACTGCAGAGGAAAAGGCTCGCCAGCTTGTAAGTGATCGCGACGTTAGCGAAGAGGACATAAAGAAGATTGCGCTCGGTGCTATTAAATTTAGCGATTTTGCAGCTGACCGACGAACTAACATCTTGTTCGACTGGAAAAATATTTTTGCATTGACTGGTTTTAGCGGACCATATATTCAGTATGCCGCCGTACGTGTAAACAAAATCATCGATGACAACAAGATGATTGAAACGAGTCCTCAGCTGGACTATGATTATGAGGCCGAAAAAACAGTACTTGCAAAATTACTGGAATATCCAGAGATTGTCCGTCTAAGCGCTCGTGATCTTGAACCTCACAAAATCGCAACATACCTGTATGAACTTGCACGTGAACTGAACCGTTATTATGAACAAACGCCAGTTGCAACGGGTAGCGTGACGGATTTGCAAAAATCCGCACGTCTAGACGTGCTTAAAAGAGTGAGTCATGTATTTACTCAAGGGCTGGATATACTTGGCATCGAAGTGCCTGAAAAAATGTAA
- a CDS encoding prepilin-type N-terminal cleavage/methylation domain-containing protein — MKRTTSGFTVVELLIVIIVIALLAAITIVAYNGFQDRARAAVVSDDLKNIEKGLRAYASEKQWASWPRDNAIDPNVPGGSPTIQNLVADLPGLSTYLTAAPSTSYLPTSAWTYDYSGDTKSSCGTLYNGTNLIITGVTQAVASNVDTQIDDGDNNCGRIRYDSSALKLFYSLSYTNDLSL, encoded by the coding sequence ATGAAAAGAACCACAAGCGGTTTCACTGTTGTTGAACTGCTTATCGTTATCATTGTCATCGCCTTACTAGCTGCTATTACGATCGTAGCTTATAACGGCTTTCAGGACCGTGCCAGAGCAGCAGTAGTTTCCGATGACCTAAAGAATATTGAGAAAGGCCTGCGTGCTTATGCCTCTGAGAAGCAATGGGCATCGTGGCCTCGAGATAATGCTATCGATCCAAATGTTCCCGGTGGTAGTCCTACTATTCAGAACCTCGTTGCAGATCTCCCAGGACTCTCTACCTATTTAACTGCCGCCCCATCGACAAGTTATTTGCCTACTTCGGCGTGGACATATGACTATAGCGGCGATACAAAATCGAGCTGCGGCACACTATACAATGGTACAAACCTCATTATCACCGGCGTTACCCAGGCAGTCGCAAGCAATGTCGATACGCAAATAGACGATGGCGACAATAACTGTGGCCGTATTCGCTATGATTCAAGCGCCTTAAAGCTTTTCTACTCGCTTAGCTATACTAATGACCTAAGTCTCTAG
- a CDS encoding CTP synthase, giving the protein MENSLIHGRKEKYIFVTGGVLSGVGKGITAASIGAVLQAKGAVVSIQKCDPYLNVDAGLLNPAEHGECFVTKDGAETDLDLGHYERFLDIELTQKNATLSGRLLSELIADERAGKFGGKTVQLVPHLTQAIQRAILKAGEGSDVHIVEIGGTVGDYEGLSYIEAIREFAQKVGRDKCLFVHVVYVPFIGTSKEFKTKPAQNALNDLRGFGIVPDCVVVRTDEPAPVSVAKKISLFGGVPEENVQLMPNVDTVFRIPLIIAANGLNKMLTNFSGLHSTPDFSSWEKIVHAQTSKPEQTVTVGLVAKYMDNEDTYLSVTEALKSAAWDQEVGLKIQWINAEKATEDDFSQVDALLVPGGFGSRGVEGKIAAARYALDHNKPYLGICLGLQTAVIAAAQKSGLKDAHSNEFNDTKQNVVYIMEGQEGKESTGGTLRLGNYPARLVEGSKIAGLYNSLDIIERHRHRYEVNQKFMQDIEKGGVSVSGYSPDGKLVEFIEAPANDYFVATQAHPEFRSRPTRPHPLFLGLIAAAKKKQ; this is encoded by the coding sequence ATGGAGAATTCATTAATTCATGGGCGAAAAGAAAAATATATTTTTGTAACTGGGGGTGTACTCTCGGGGGTAGGAAAGGGCATTACCGCTGCTAGCATAGGTGCCGTACTGCAAGCAAAAGGTGCTGTCGTTTCAATTCAAAAGTGTGACCCGTATCTCAATGTAGATGCGGGCCTTTTGAATCCTGCGGAGCACGGAGAGTGTTTTGTTACTAAAGATGGTGCCGAAACGGATCTCGACTTAGGCCATTACGAACGTTTTTTGGATATAGAACTAACGCAAAAAAACGCCACACTTTCGGGCCGATTATTATCAGAACTTATTGCCGACGAACGCGCTGGAAAATTTGGTGGGAAGACAGTACAACTCGTGCCGCATCTTACACAGGCTATCCAGCGTGCTATTTTAAAAGCAGGTGAAGGCAGTGATGTCCACATTGTGGAAATAGGTGGCACGGTGGGGGACTATGAAGGGCTCAGCTATATTGAGGCAATTCGTGAGTTTGCCCAAAAGGTAGGTCGTGATAAATGTTTGTTCGTGCACGTGGTGTACGTACCGTTTATTGGCACGAGCAAGGAGTTTAAAACCAAACCAGCTCAAAATGCACTAAATGATCTCCGCGGTTTTGGTATTGTTCCGGATTGTGTCGTAGTGCGTACTGACGAACCAGCTCCTGTTAGCGTTGCCAAAAAAATCAGTCTATTCGGTGGCGTTCCAGAGGAAAACGTGCAGCTTATGCCAAATGTAGATACCGTTTTTCGTATTCCTCTCATTATCGCCGCTAACGGTTTAAACAAGATGCTTACGAACTTCTCTGGGCTTCATTCGACACCTGATTTTTCATCGTGGGAAAAAATTGTTCATGCACAAACTAGTAAGCCAGAACAAACCGTAACGGTTGGTCTCGTAGCTAAATATATGGATAATGAGGACACGTATCTTTCTGTAACGGAGGCGCTCAAATCGGCTGCGTGGGACCAAGAAGTGGGTCTTAAAATTCAGTGGATTAATGCCGAGAAGGCAACCGAGGATGATTTCTCGCAGGTAGATGCACTGTTGGTGCCAGGTGGCTTTGGTTCGCGTGGCGTTGAGGGTAAGATTGCCGCTGCGCGCTATGCTCTTGACCATAACAAACCATACCTTGGCATCTGTCTTGGCCTTCAGACGGCAGTCATTGCCGCTGCACAGAAAAGTGGTCTTAAAGACGCACATAGCAATGAATTTAATGACACTAAACAGAATGTCGTTTATATTATGGAGGGTCAAGAAGGGAAGGAATCAACCGGAGGTACCTTGCGTCTTGGAAATTATCCAGCCCGACTTGTGGAAGGTTCGAAAATTGCCGGGTTATATAACTCCCTCGACATTATCGAACGGCACCGCCATCGCTATGAGGTGAACCAGAAATTTATGCAGGATATTGAGAAAGGTGGCGTTTCAGTTAGTGGCTACTCTCCTGATGGCAAACTTGTAGAGTTTATAGAGGCGCCAGCTAATGATTATTTTGTTGCTACGCAAGCTCACCCCGAATTTAGAAGTCGTCCTACTCGACCACATCCGCTTTTTTTGGGTTTGATCGCAGCAGCTAAAAAGAAGCAGTAG
- a CDS encoding Nramp family divalent metal transporter — protein sequence MSALQSLSEVHRSISIPPSNASFIRKLLAFTGPGYLVAVGYMDPGNWATDLAGGSAFGYSLLSVILLSSGFAMFLQHLTVKLGIVTGMDLAQICRKLFPYWTNVLLWIMAEIMIIACDLAEVIGTAIALELLFHVPLPIGIVVTGLDVLLLLFLQKKGFRWLEALVIALIAIVVICFGLELIFSQPQIAPLMMGFIPVRELFTNKEMLFIAVGILGATVMPHNLYLHSAVVQTRAHELHKKGKKEAIKFATIDSSIALSLAFFVNAAILILAAAAFFTTGHHDIADIDQAYRLLTPLLGVGIASVLFGVALLASGQNSTVTATLAGQIILEGFMNIKLKPWIRRLITRSLAIIPAVAIALLFGGSGLSRLLIFSQIVLSLQLPFAVLPLIYVTSSKKHMGQFANRTWLKMVIGVIAGVIICLNSWLIVYIVAGVQ from the coding sequence ATGAGTGCGCTTCAGAGTTTAAGCGAAGTTCATCGCTCTATTTCCATACCACCGTCAAACGCGTCGTTTATTCGTAAACTACTCGCGTTTACTGGTCCAGGCTATTTGGTGGCAGTGGGCTATATGGATCCAGGAAACTGGGCAACTGACCTTGCCGGCGGCTCCGCATTTGGTTATTCATTACTCTCTGTCATATTACTTTCGAGTGGGTTCGCGATGTTTCTTCAGCACCTGACGGTCAAGCTGGGGATAGTGACAGGCATGGATCTAGCGCAGATTTGTCGTAAGCTCTTTCCTTACTGGACGAACGTCCTGCTATGGATAATGGCCGAAATAATGATCATTGCCTGCGACTTGGCCGAAGTTATCGGAACGGCCATTGCACTTGAACTACTTTTTCATGTTCCACTTCCTATAGGCATTGTTGTAACGGGGCTGGACGTGTTACTGCTATTATTTCTTCAAAAGAAAGGCTTCCGCTGGCTAGAGGCGCTGGTTATTGCGCTCATTGCCATTGTGGTTATTTGTTTCGGACTTGAACTTATCTTTTCTCAGCCACAAATAGCACCTCTTATGATGGGCTTTATACCGGTCCGTGAGCTTTTTACTAACAAAGAAATGCTTTTCATTGCCGTGGGAATTCTTGGTGCAACTGTCATGCCACATAATCTCTATTTACACTCTGCGGTCGTACAAACTCGTGCCCACGAGCTGCATAAAAAGGGCAAAAAAGAAGCGATAAAGTTTGCAACAATCGACTCATCTATTGCACTCTCGTTAGCCTTTTTTGTAAACGCGGCCATTCTTATTCTTGCAGCCGCCGCCTTCTTTACTACAGGACACCATGACATCGCAGACATAGACCAGGCATATCGGCTACTCACTCCGCTATTAGGCGTGGGTATAGCGAGCGTGTTATTTGGCGTTGCTCTTCTTGCTTCCGGACAGAACTCTACAGTAACCGCTACACTGGCGGGACAAATTATCCTTGAAGGCTTTATGAATATAAAACTGAAGCCATGGATCAGACGGCTTATTACACGTTCGCTTGCTATTATACCGGCAGTCGCTATTGCTCTATTGTTTGGAGGCTCTGGGCTTTCACGCCTTCTTATCTTTAGTCAGATTGTTCTGAGTTTACAGCTTCCGTTTGCCGTTTTGCCGCTTATCTATGTAACGAGCAGTAAAAAACATATGGGTCAGTTTGCAAATCGGACTTGGCTAAAAATGGTTATTGGAGTTATTGCTGGAGTTATTATTTGTCTAAATAGCTGGCTTATCGTCTATATAGTAGCAGGGGTGCAGTAG
- a CDS encoding class IV adenylate cyclase, whose translation MKTEIEVKFADIDIEAIRHALKEVSAVCEHPMRLMKRALIEEPHHEKEHSFIRVRDEGNKVTLTFKRRADTAASAIDSVKELEVEVSDFDKTVEIFSEAGWHYKTFQESRRETWMLDGTEVVIDEWPWLKPYIEIEGESEQVIRGVAQKLGLSWDTVIFGHVDALYEREYAFKNGIRGVIDLPEVHFGAPLPHDFSPRMGEK comes from the coding sequence ATGAAAACAGAGATAGAAGTCAAGTTTGCAGATATCGACATCGAGGCTATTCGGCACGCACTTAAAGAAGTGAGTGCCGTGTGTGAACATCCAATGCGCCTTATGAAACGCGCCCTAATTGAGGAACCTCACCACGAAAAAGAGCATTCTTTTATTCGCGTGCGCGATGAGGGAAACAAAGTTACGCTGACATTTAAACGGAGAGCGGACACCGCCGCCTCGGCAATAGATAGTGTTAAGGAGCTCGAGGTAGAAGTGAGCGACTTTGATAAAACAGTTGAGATTTTCTCAGAGGCCGGTTGGCACTACAAAACATTTCAGGAGAGTAGGCGTGAGACCTGGATGCTCGACGGTACAGAGGTAGTTATTGATGAGTGGCCATGGCTTAAGCCGTATATCGAAATTGAGGGCGAAAGTGAACAGGTTATACGTGGCGTAGCGCAAAAACTTGGTCTTTCGTGGGATACTGTCATTTTTGGACATGTCGATGCTCTATATGAGCGTGAATATGCATTTAAAAACGGTATTCGCGGTGTTATCGATCTCCCTGAAGTACACTTTGGTGCGCCTCTTCCGCATGATTTTTCTCCTAGAATGGGAGAAAAATGA
- a CDS encoding ribonucleotide-diphosphate reductase subunit beta, translated as MSKILGSGIQDGLLLKPINYQWAYDLYNQAVANTWFPNEIQLGQDLADWKKMSDEERHALEFLMSYFNPNELLVNKALAFGVYPYVNAAECHLYLAKQMWEEANHCMSFEYVLETFPIDRDKAYAAHVETPSMARKEEFETKYIKRMTEQTLDITTTEGKKDFIRNLIAYNIILEGIWFYSGFMVALSFRQRNLLRNFGSLIDWVVRDESLHLKFGINLILTVLEENEDLQTEEFADEIKQMILDGVDMEEQYNKDLLPNGILGLNADYINQYVKYLADRRLEELGFDAHYKVSNPAKWMATANDTLELVNFFESTNTSYEVNAGDTKSK; from the coding sequence ATGTCAAAGATTTTAGGTTCAGGAATTCAGGACGGGTTGCTCCTTAAGCCAATCAACTACCAATGGGCATACGACCTCTATAATCAGGCCGTTGCTAATACATGGTTTCCAAATGAGATCCAGCTTGGTCAGGACCTCGCCGACTGGAAAAAAATGAGTGACGAAGAGCGTCATGCACTCGAGTTCCTTATGAGCTACTTCAATCCAAACGAGTTGCTCGTAAATAAAGCTCTTGCTTTTGGTGTTTATCCATATGTTAACGCTGCTGAATGCCATCTATATCTTGCAAAGCAAATGTGGGAAGAGGCGAATCACTGTATGAGCTTCGAGTATGTGCTTGAGACATTCCCGATCGATCGTGACAAAGCTTACGCTGCTCACGTCGAAACGCCAAGCATGGCTCGTAAAGAGGAGTTTGAGACAAAATACATCAAACGTATGACCGAGCAAACACTCGATATTACCACAACTGAAGGTAAAAAGGATTTCATCCGAAACCTTATTGCCTACAATATTATTCTTGAAGGTATTTGGTTTTATAGCGGTTTCATGGTTGCGCTCAGCTTCCGTCAGCGAAACCTGTTGCGTAACTTTGGAAGTTTAATTGACTGGGTAGTTCGCGACGAGAGTCTACACCTTAAGTTTGGTATCAATCTCATCTTAACCGTACTCGAAGAAAATGAAGATCTTCAAACGGAGGAGTTTGCGGATGAAATCAAACAGATGATCCTAGATGGTGTGGATATGGAAGAGCAGTACAATAAAGACCTTCTACCAAATGGCATCTTGGGTCTTAATGCTGACTACATTAACCAGTACGTTAAATATCTGGCTGACCGCCGTCTTGAAGAGCTTGGTTTTGATGCGCACTACAAGGTCTCAAACCCAGCTAAGTGGATGGCTACCGCTAACGATACACTGGAACTTGTGAACTTTTTCGAAAGCACCAATACTAGCTACGAAGTAAACGCTGGCGATACAAAGAGTAAATAA